In Nocardioides sp. JS614, the sequence CGGTCCGTCTGCTTGAAGAACGGCCGGGGCGAGGAGTGCACGCGCCGGCCTGCGAAGGGGTTACCGTGCCGCAGGCTACGAAGTCACACCGCTCCGCTTCCACCGCCACGACCGCGAGCACCCGCGCGAAGTCCGCGCCGGGCGTGCGCACCTACGTGCTCGACACGAGCGTCCTGCTGGCCGACCCGGGTGCCTTGCGCCGGTTCGCCGAGCACGAGGTCGTGCTGCCGGTCGTGGTGATCACCGAGCTGGAGGGCAAGCGGCACCACCCCGAGCTGGGCTTCTTCGCGCGCACGGCGCTGCGGATGCTCGACGAGCTCCGGATCACCCACGGCCGCCTCGACGAGCCGGTGCCGGTCGGCGACGAGGGCGGCACCGTGCGGGTCGAGCTCAACCACACCGACGCCGAGTCGCTGCCGTCCGGCTTCCGGCTCGGCGACAACGACACCCGGATCCTCGCGGTCGCGCGCAACCTCGCCAACGAGGGGTACGACGTCACGCTGGTCTCCAAGGACCTGCCGCTGCGGATCAAGGCCTCGGCCGTCGGGCTGGACGCCGAGGAGTACCGCGCCGAGGCGATCAGCGACTCCGACTCCGGCTACTCCGGCATGGCCGAGCTGGACGTCGTCGCCGCCGAGCTCGACGAGCTGTACGACGACGGCGTGCTGGACCTCGAGGCGGCTCGGGACCTGCCCTGCCACCAGGGCCTGGTGCTGCTGTCGGATCGGGGGACCGCGCTGGGCCGGGTCGGCCCGGACAAGCGGGTGCACCTGGTGCGCGGCGACCGGGAGGCGTTCGGCATCCACGGCCGCTCGGCGGAGCAGCGGATCGCGTTGGAGATGCTGCTCGACCCGGAGGTCGGCATCGTCTCGCTCGGCGGCCGAGCCGGCACCGGCAAGTCCGCGATGGCGCTGTGCGCCGGCCTCGAGGCCGTGATGGAGCGCCGCCAGCACAAGAAGGTCGTGGTCTTCCGCCCGCTGTTCGCGGTCGGCGGCCAGGAGCTCGGCTACCTGCCCGGCTCGGAGTCGGAGAAGATGTCGCCCTGGGCGCAGGCCGTCTTCGACACCCTGGGCGCGATCACCTCGCGCGAGGTGATCGAGGAGGTCCTCGACCGCGGCATGCTCGAGGTGCTGCCGCTGACCCACATCCGCGGCCGGTCCCTCCACGACGCGTTCGTGATCGTCGACGAGGCCCAGTCGCTGGAGCGCAACGTGCTGCTCACGGTGCTCTCCCGGATCGGGGCGAACTCCAAGGTGGTGCTCACCCACGACGTGGCCCAGCGCGACAACCTGCGGGTCGGGCGGCACGACGGCGTGGTGGCGGTGGTCGAGAAGCTCAAGGGCCACCCGCTGTTCGCCCACGTCACCCTGACCCGCTCCGAGCGCTCCCCGATCGCGGCGCTGGTCACCGAGATGCTGGAGAACGTCACCCTCTGAGCTCCGCGGTGGCGGCGGGCGACGGTTTCCCCGGTTAACCGGGGAAACCGGAACTGTTGACCCGAAACTTCGGCCGAGAAGTTCCGGGATTGCCCGACCGCTGGGACCAGTGGTGCCCCTGTGACTGATGGGAAAGTCGACGAGGTGGGCCTCGGTCCCACTCCCGCCGGTCGCTTTCCACCATCTTCGCCGTTCGGTTTGCACGCGAGCGCCTCGTCCGGCATGGTGGCCCGTGATCTTTTCGTGACCTACCGACCTCGGGAGTCGGTGGTCCGGGGGGTACCACCGACGTCGTCTACCCGAGTAGCGAGCCCTTGTCGAAGCACGCGAAGTACGTTCCCAAGCACCGGCACGCCCCGGAACCGACCCTCACCGCCGCGCCGCGCAAGATCCTGCGCAGCACCGTGGTGATGTCCTCGGTCGCCGTGGCGGCCACCGGGGTGGCGGTGTCCGGCGGCGTGCTGAGCTCGCCGGCCGGCATCAGCGTCGCCGCGCAGGACCTCGGCGACAGCGTCACCGGATCGCTCTCGAGCGGCCGGGTCGCCGACCGGGAGCCGGTCGTCTCCCGCGGCTCGGTCTCGCGCACCTCGGCGGACCGCCGCGACGCCGCTGACCCGGCCAAGGAGGCCGCGCTCGCCGTCGACGGCGGCCGCGCGGTCACCCGCTCGGTGGACGTCGCGGACGGCGACCCGCGCGACATCGCCCGGGCCCTGATGCCGCAGTTCGGGTTCGGTGCCGACCAGTTCGGCTGCCTCGACTCCCTGTGGACGCGGGAGAGCAACTGGAGCCCGAGCGCCCACAACGCCTCCTCCGGCGCACACGGCATCCCGCAGGCCCTGCCCGGCTCGAAGATGGCCTCCGCCGGCCCCGACTGGGCCACCAACCCGGTCACCCAGATCACCTGGGGCCTCGGCTACATCCAGGACCGCTACGGCAGCCCGTGCGGTGCCTGGGGCCACTCCCAGGCCGTCGGCTGGTACTGACCCCGTCAGGGGTGGGTCATCGACTCCACGTCGAGGGCCTCGTCGAGCTGCGCCTCGGTGAGCTCGCCGCGCTCGACGTAGCCCATCGCGATCACGGTCTCGCGGATCGTCGCGCCCTCGGCGAGCGCCCGCTTGGCCACCTTGGCCGCGGCCTCGTAGCCGATGTGCTTGTTCAGCGGCGTCACCACGGACGGTGAGGTCTCGGCGTACTGCCGCATCCGCTCGGCGTTCGCGGTGATGCCGTCGATGCAGCGCTCGGCCAGCACCCGGGACGACGCGGCCAGCAGGCGCGCGGACTCCAGCACGTTGCGGGCGATGACCGGCATCGCGACGTTGAGCTCGAAGCTGCCGCTCGCGCCGGCGGCGGTGACGGCCGCGTCGTTGCCGATCACCTGGAAGCACACCATCAGGGTCGCCTCCGGCAGCACCGGGTTCACCTTGCCGGGCATGATGCTCGACCCCGGCTGGAGGTCGGGCAGGTGGATCTCGGCGAGGCCGGTCGTCGGCCCGGAGGACATCCACCGCAGGTCGTTGCAGATCTTGATCAGCCCGACCGCGATCGTGCGCAGCACGCCGCTCAGCTCGACCAGCGAGTCGCGGGTCCCCTGCGCCTCGAAGTGGTCGCGGGCCTCGGTGAACGGCTCGCCGGTCGTCTCGCCGAGTACGGCGATCACCCGCTCGGCGAACCCGGGCGGGGTGTTGATCCCGGTGCCGACCGCCGTACCGCCCAGGGGCAGCTCGCGCACCCGCGGCAGCACCGACTGGAGACGCTCCGCGGCGTACCGCACCGTCGCGGCGTAGCCGCCGAGCTCCTGCCCGAGCATCACCGGCGTGGCGTCCATCAGGTGGGTGCGCCCCGACTTCACCAGGCCGGCGAACTCGTCGGCCTTGCGCTGCAGGCTGGCCTGGAGGACGGCCAGGCCGGGCAGCAGGTCGCCGGTCACCGCCAGCGTCGACGCCACGTGGATCGCGGTCGGGAACGTGTCGTTGCTCGACTGGCTGGCGTTGACGTGGTCGTTGGGGTGCACGTCGGTGCCGGCTCGCTGGGCGAGGGTCGCGATCACCTCGTTGGCGTTCATGTTCGAGCTGGTGCCCGAGCCGGTCTGGAAGACGTCGATGGGGAACCCGCCGTCGTGTCGCCCCTCCGCGACCGCGTTCGCGGCCGCGACGATCGCCTCCGCCTGCTCCCCGTCGAGCACCCCGAGCTCGGCGTTCACCGTGGCCGCCGCCGCCTTCACCCGGCCGATGGCGTGGATCAGCGCCGGCTCGATCGGCGTGCCGCTGATCGGGAAGTTCTCGACCGCTCGCTGGGTCTGGGCCCGCCAGAGCGCGTCCGCGGGGACGCGGACCTCGCCCATGCTGTCGTGCTCGACGCGGAAGTCCGCGGTGTCGTCAAGGGTCATGCGTCGGACGTTACCCGCGCCGCGTAGAGCCAGTACTGCTCGTCGCGGTCCTGCAGCAGCACCTCGTACGGCGTCGCCTCGACGTTGCCGAACACCGAGTCCATCGTCCGGCCGAGGACCGGAGCCTCGGCCGCCGACCAGATCGCCAGGGCGCCGCCGGGCCGCAGCGCGCGGGCGGCGGCCTCGAGGAACGGCTGCTCGTAGAGCGCCGCGTTGACGTCGTGCACCAGGTAGCCCGGCCCGTTGTCGACGTCGAGGAGGATCAGGTCGTACGACGCCGGCCGGGCCTCGGCCATCGCCTCGCCGATGTCGGCGACGACCACCGTGACCCGCTCGTCCGCGAGCAGCCCCGGGCCGTGCGGGATCGTGCCGGCCCGCATCCAGTCGACCAGCGCCTGCTCGATCTCGACGACGGCGACCTTCTCCACCCGTTGATCGGCGAGCACCGCGTGCATGGTGAACCCGAGGCCGAGGCCGGCGACCACGACCGCCCGCGGCTGCTGGACCTGGGCGAGCGCGGCCTCCGCGAGCGCCTGCTCGGAGCCGACCTCGAGGGTGTCCATGACGAACACGCCGTTGGCGCGCAGCTCCAGGGAGGTCGGCGCGTTGTCCGCGCGGCGCTCGCGCAGGACCAGCTCGCCGCGCGCGGTCTCCGCGCGCGCGATCTCGACGTACTCCACGGCGCCCAGTCTTGCGGACGCGACCCGACGGTGGACCGTCGGTGTCAGTCGAACAGCTCGCTGAGCGACCGTTTCGTACGACGTCGCGATGGGGGCGCGTCGGCGTCGTCGGCCCGCCTGATCCGCACATCGCCCGGCCGCCCGGGAGCGTCGTACGACCGGTCGCCGGGGCAGCCACCTCGGATGAGGCACCACGGCGACCCCGATGACGTCCCACCAAGGACAGCCGCTACTCCGCGGAGCGCACCCGGATCCCGGCGGCGCCGATCGAGCTGAGCGGCACGGTGACGGCGCCGGAGGGGTCGGTGAAGAAGTCGTTGCCCTGGTCGTCGACCACGATGAACGCCGGGAAGTCCTCGACCTCGATCTTCCAGATGGCCTCCATGCCGAGCTCGGGGTACTCCAGCACCTCCTGGCTCTTGATGCAGTCCTGCGCGAGCCGCGCGGCCGGCCCGCCGATCGAGCCGAGGTAGAACCCGCCGTGCGCGGCGCACGCCTCGGTGACGGTCTTCGACCGGTTGCCCTTGGCGAGCATGACCATCGAGCCGCCAGCGGCCTGGAACTGCTCGACGTAGGAGTCCATCCGGCCGGCAGTGGTCGGCCCGAACGAGCCGGACGCCATGCCCTCGGGGGTCTTCGCGGGCCCGGCGTAGTAGACGGGGTGGTCGTGGAGGTACGCCGGCATCTCCTCGCCGGCGTCGAGCCGCTCCTTGATCTTCGCGTGCGCGATGTCGCGGGCGACGACCAGCGGGCCGGTCAGCGAGAGCCGGGTCTTGACCGGGTGCTTGCGCAGCTCGCCCAGGATCTCCGGCATCGGCCGGGTCAGGTCGATCGCGACCACCTCGCCGCCGGAGATGTCCTCGGCCACGCCCGCGTCGGGCATGTACTGCGCCGGATCGGTCTCGAGCTGCTCGAGGAAGACGCCCTCGGTGGTGATCTTGCCCAGCGCCTGCCGGTCGGCCGAGCAGGACACCGCGATCGCGACCGGGCAGGACGCGCCGTGCCGCGGCAGCCGCACGACCCGCACGTCGTGGCAGAAGTACTTCCCGCCGAACTGCGCGCCGATCCCGAACGACTGGGTGAGCTCGAAGACCTGCTCCTCGAGCTCGAGGTCGCGGAAGCCGTGCGCCGACATCGAGCCCGAGGTCGGCAGGTTGTCGAGGTAGTGCGCGGAGGCGTACTTCGCGGTCTTGAGCGCGAACTCCGCCGAGGTGCCGCCGATCACGATCGCGAGGTGGTACGGCGGGCACGCGGCCGTCCCGAGCGAGCGGATCTTCTCGTCGAGGAAGCTCAGCAGCCGCTGCGGGTTGAGGACGGCCTTGGTCTCCTGGAACAGGAACGACTTGTTCGCCGAGCCCCCGCCCTTGGCCATGAACAGGAACTTGTACTCCGGCCGAGAGATCCCATCGGGCCCGTGGGAGGCCGTCGAGTAGATCTCGATCTGGGCCGGCAGGTTCGTGCCGGTGTTCTTCTCCTCGTAGGTCGTCAGCGGCGCCAGCTGGGAGTAGCGCAGGTTGAGCTTGGTGTACGCGTCGTAGACGCCGCGCGAGATCGCCTCGCCGTCGTCGCTGCCGGTCAGCACGCCCTCGGACTTCTTGCCCATCACGATCGCGGTGCCGGTGTCCTGGCACATCGGCAGCACGCCGCCGGCGGAGATGTTGACGTTCTTGAGCAGGTCGAGCGCCACGAACCGGTCGTTTCCGGACGCCTCCGGGTCGTCGATGATCCGGCGCAGCTGGGCCAGGTGGGCGGGCCGCAGGTAGTGCGCGATGTCGTGCATCGCCTCGGCGGTGAGCCGCTGGATGGCCTCCGGCGACACCTCGAGGAAGGTGCGCCCGTTCGCCTCGAACGTCGAGACGCCCTCGGTGGTGACCAGGCGGTACGGCGTCTCGTCGGGGCCGGTCGGCAGGAGGTCGGAGTAGAGGAACTCGGGATCTTGCGCCACGGACCACGAGGGTAGCCCTCCGACTACGCTGACCGGCATGGAGGGACCTCTCGAGCACGATCCGGCCCGCCTCCGGATCTCGGACGCCGATCGGCACCAGGTGGCCGAGGTGCTGCGGCAGGCCGCCGGCGAGGGGCGCCTCGAGCTCGACGAGCTCGACGAGCGGCTGGAGGCGACGTACGCCGCCCGCACGTATGCCGACCTGGTCCCGATCACCCACGACCTCCCTGTCCGTGGGCCCGCCCGCTCGCCCGTCCAGCAGCCCCCGAGCTCGCCGGCCGTCCGCTACGAGTCGTCGGTCGCGGTGCTGAGCGGGACCTCCCGCAAGGGGGTCTGGGAGGTGGGGCCGACCCACAGCGTGTTCTGCGTGATGGGCGGCGTGGACCTCGACCTGCGGGAGGCGGTCTTCACCGGCCGGGAGACCGTGATCACCGCGAACACTCTGATGGGCGGCGTGGACGTGATCGTCAACGAGCACACGTTGGTGATCGTGGAGGGCATGGGCATCATGGGCGCCTTCGAGCAGGCGCGGGACCGGGTCGAGCCGCGACTCGACCCGGACTCACCGGTCGTCCGGGTCCGCGGCGTCGCGCTGATGGGGGCCGTGACCGTGGTGCGCAAGCCGCTGAGCCGCAAGCAGCTGCGCCGCCGGGACTAACGGCCCGGCGATCTCCTGACTCAGGTACTCCCCACGGGTACGCGCCTCCCGGTACGGTGACCGTGCTCACCTTTACGACGGATCGTCCGGCACGTACCTGCCGGTGAAGGAGTTGTTCAAGCATGGCCACAGTCAGGTTCGAAGAAGCACAACGGTGGTACCCCGGCACCGACAAACCGGCGGTTCCGGGCATCTCGCTCGAGATCGGTGACGGCGAGTTCGTCGTCCTGGTCGGTCCTTCCGGTTGCGGCAAGTCCACGACCCTGCGGATGCTGGCGGGGCTCGAAGAGGTCAACAAGGGCCGGATCTTCATCGGCGACCGCGACATCACCAACACGCCCCCCAAGGACCGGGACATCGCGATGGTGTTCCAGAACTACGCGCTCTACCCGCACATGTCCGTCGCGGACAACATGGCCTTCGCGCTGAAGATGGCCAAGGTGCCCAGCGAGGAGCGGAACAAGCGGGTCCAGGAGGCCGCGAAGATCCTCGGCCTGACCGAGTACCTCGACCGCAAGCCGAAGGCTCTCTCCGGCGGTCAGCGCCAGCGCGTGGCGATGGGCCGCGCGATCGTGCGCCAGCCGCAGGTCTTCTGCATGGACGAGCCGCTCTCGAACCTCGACGCCAAGATGCGCGTGCAGACCCGCACCGACATCGCCAAGCTCCAGGCCGACCTCGGCGTCACCACCGTCTACGTCACCCACGACCAGGTCGAGGCGATGACGATGGGCGACCGGGTGGCGGTCATGAACGAGGGCATCCTCCAGCAGGTCGACACCCCGCTCGCGCTCTACGACCGGCCGGTCAACCTGTTCGTCGCCGGCTTCATCGGCTCCCCGCAGATGAACCTGATGAGCGCCGTCGCCGAGAACCGGCAGGCGAAGATCGGGGACTTCCACGTCCCGGTCGACGACGCCGCGGCCTCGAGGATGAAGGGCAACATCACGGTCGGCGTCCGCCCGGAGGCCTGGCGTGTGGTCGGTGGCAGCGACGCCGGCCTGCCGGTCAAGGTCACCGTGGTCGAGGACCACGGCGCCGACGCGTTCATCCACGGCACCTGCGGTGTCGAGGGCACGCCGAGCAACATCGTGATCCGGGTCAGCGGCCGCGACCACCCCCAGAAGGGCGAGACGATGTTCGTGACGACCGACCCGAGGAACGTGCACGTCTTCGACACCGAGACCGGCGAGCGCCTCTCGGAATGAGCAGCGCCGGTGGCTGAGGCGCGAGCGTCGCGAGCCCTCGAAACCACCGGAACTCGCAGGGCGGTGATCCCAGGATCACCGCCCTGTTGCTCATTTCGCCCGGTCGGCGGTGCGGCGGATGGCGGCGACGAAGGTACGGAACAGCTCGGGGGGCAGGTCGTGGCCCATGCCGTCGATGAGCAGCAGCTCCGCGCCGGGTACGGCGGCCGCGGTGGCCCGACCGCCCGAGACGTGCACCATCTTGTCGGCCATGCCGTGCACGACCAGGGTGGGCACCCGGACGGCGCGCAGCCGGTCGCCGCGGCTGGGCTGGGTGAGCACCGCCAGCATCTGCCGCATCACGCCGCGGGGGTCGACCCCCCGGTCGTAGGTCTCCCCGGCCCGCTTCTCGATCTCCGCGAGGTCCAGGGGGAAGGCCGGCGAGCCGATCAGCGTCCAGACCATCGCACTGGTGCGGATGTAGGCCTCCCGGCCCGGCTTGCGCCGGGCGATCAGCGCGGGGAGCAGCGAGGGGTGCTGCCAGCCGACGGTGCGCTTGCCGGTCGTCGACATGATGCTCGTCATCGAGCGCACCCGGGCCGGCCGGGTGATCGCCATGGTCTGCACGATCATGCCGCCCATCGACACCCCGACCACGTGCGCCGACTCGAGGCCGAGGTGGTCCAGGAGGCCGAAGGCGTCCTCGGCCAGGTCGCGCATGTCGTAGGGCGCCCGGACCCGGCCGCCGGCGAAGGCCCGGACCAGGGTGGCGCGGCGGACCGGCGCTTGGAGGACCGTCGAGCGCCCCGTGTCGCGGTTGTCGTAGCGGATCACGTAGAACCCGGCCCGGGCCAGGGCGGCGCACAGCTCGGGGTCCCACCAGTTCATCGGCCCGCCGAGCCCCATCACCAGCAGCAGCGGGTCGTCGTCGGGGTCGCCGAAGGTCTGGTAGCACAGCTCGATGTCCGGGGTGACCGGGGCGAACAGCTCCTCCGAGACGGCCACGGGCGTCCGCGCGGCGGCGGGGGAGGGCGTTTCGGCACCGGGGTCGGGGGTACGTGGGCTGTGCGGCACCGATCCAGTCAACCAGGTACGACGCCGGGTGCGGACCGGTGCCGGCGGAAGGGACGACACGTGGCCGGATCGGCTCGGCAATTGCCCGCGAATCGACGGGTGGAGGCCGTACCGTGGCCCATGTGACCTCCAACACACTGGCCGACTTCCTGCTGCCGACGGGCTTCGAGTGCCCGCGGCCGTCGGCGGTCCTGCGCGAGGGCAGCGCGGTGCTCGAGGCCGGCCGCTACGCCTGGCGTGCCACGGCGGAGCGACGCGCCCGCCGGTCCACGCCGTACGCCGCCCGCCAGGTGTCCCGCCACGGTGACCCGGTGATCCTGGTCCCGGGGTTCCTGGCCGGGGACGGCACGCTCGCGCTGATGGCCAAGGCGCTGCGGGCGCAGGGGTTTCGCACGTACCGCTCCCAGATCCACGCCAACGTCGGCTGCACGCTCAACGCGGCCGCGCAGCTCGAGACCCGGCTGGAGTCGATCGCGATGCGGCGCGGCTCCCGGGTGCAGATCGTCGGGCACAGCCTGGGCGGGATGCTGGCCCGCGGGATCGCCGTACGCCGCCCCGACCTGGTGTCGAACATCGTCACGATGGGCAGCCCGATGCTGGCGCCCGGCGCTCACCACCGCTCCCTCGCGACCAGCGTCGACCTGCTGGTCCGGCTCAGCCGGGCCGGCGTCCCCGGCCTGATGTCCGAGGAGTGCGTGGCCGGCTCGTGCGCCCGGCAGAGCTTCGGCGAGAGCCGGCAGCCGCTCGCGCCGGACGTCGGCTTCACGGCCGTCTACTCCCGCCGCGACGGGATCGTCGACTGGCGGGCCTGCGTGGACCCGACGGCGCGCGCCGTCGAGGTGACCGCCTCCCACCTCGGCATGGCCTTCGACCCGCGGGTCATCGACGTGGTGCTCGGCTCGCTGCTGCGCAGCAGCGAGGTGTCAGCTCTCGAAGTTGACCGCGGAAAAAGCGCGTAGCTTCTGCGGCTGGTGCTCGGAGATGATCCGGCGGATCGTGCCGCTGCGCGCGCGCATCACGATCGAGTGCGTGGTCACGCTGTCGGACCGGTAGCGAACGCCGCGCAGCAGCTCGCCGTCGGTGATGCCGGTGGCGACGAAGAACGTGTCGTCGCCGGTGACCAGGTCCTCGGTGGAGAGCACGTGGTCGGGGTCGAGGTCGTGGCCGGCGTCGATCGCCTTCTGCCGCTCCTTGTCGCCCTGCGGCCACAGGCGGCCCTGGATGACACCGCCGAGCGCCTTCATGGCGCACGCGGCGATGATCCCCTCGGGAGTGCCACCGATCCCGAGCAGCAGGTCGATGCCGGTCTCGGGCCGAGCGGCCATGATGGCGCCGGCGACGTCGCCGTCGGTGATGAACTTGATCATCGCCCCGGTGGCCCGGATCTCGTCGACCAGCTGGGCGTGCCGCGGCCGGTCAAGCAGCACCACGGTGACGTCGGAGGGGAGCTTGCCCTTGGCCTTCGCGACCTGGTGGATGTTCTCGGCGACGGGCAGGCGGATGTCCACGACGCCGGCCGCCTCGGGGCCGGTGACGAGCTTCTCCATGTAGAACACCGCCGACGGGTCGTACATCGACCCGCGCGGCGCGACCGCGAGCACGGAGACGGCGTTGGTCATCCCCTTCGCCGTGAGCGTGGTGCCGTCGATCGGGTCGACGGCGACGTCGCACTCCGGGCCGGTGCCGTCGCCGACCCGCTCCCCGTTGTAGAGCATCGGGGCGTTGTCCTTCTCGCCCTCGCCGATCACCACGGTGCCGTCCATGCCGATCGTGGAGATCATCACCCGCATCGCGTTGACCGCGACGCCGTCCGCGCCGTTCTTGTCACCGCGGCCGACCCAGCGGCCGGCGGCCATCGCGGCGGCCTCGGTGACCCGGACCAGCTCCAGGGCCAGGTTGCGATCGGGCGACTGGTCGGACTCGAGTGCGAAACCGTGGGGCATGTCGGGGACTCTAGCGTCGCCGGCGAAGGTCAGGTGCGGTAGACGGACACCTCGTTCGCCTTGACGGCGAACACCACGCGTACGCCGGGGGCCAGGTCGAGCTCGGCCACGGAGGGCACGGTCACGTCCGCGGCCAGGTGGCCGGCCCGGACCCGGACCTGGTCGCCGTGCGGCTCGAGGTCGGTGATCGTCACCGGCAGGATGTTGCGGGGGCTGCCGCCGGGGTCCTCCCGGAACACCGAGACGGCGCTCGGCCGGAACACCGCGACGGCCGGATCCCCGGGCCCCGGCCCGTCCTCGGCGGCGAGCCCGCGGATCGCGACCCCGGCGGTGTCCAGCACCGCGCCGTCGCGCCAGGTGCCGGCGATCATGTTCAGCCCGGCGATGCGGGCGGCGAACCGGCTGCGCGGCCGGGCCAGCACCTCGGCGCTCGGCCCGTCCTCGACGACCCGGCCACCGTCGAGCACGACGACCCGGTCGGCGAGCAGCAGCGCGTCGAGCACGTCGTGGGTGACCAGGACGACGGTCCGGCCGGCGAGCACCCGGCGCAGCGTCTGGCGCAGCGCCGGGGAGACGGCCACGTCCAGGGCGGCCATCGGCTCGTCGAGCAGCAGCAGCTCCGGCTCCGCGGCCAGGGCGCGGGCCACGGCGACCCGCTGGGCCTGACCGCCGGAGATCGCCGCCGGCGGCCGGTCCGCCAGGTCTGCGGCGTCGACCTCCGTGAGCCAGTGCCGGGCGGCGGCTCGGGAGTCGTGCCGGCTGCGACCACGGCTGCGCGGACCGAAGGCCACGTTCTCGAGCACGCTCAGGTGGGGGAACAGCAGCGGGTCCTGGGCGAGCAGCGCGACCTGCCGGTCGTGCGGCGGCACGAACCGGCCCTCGCCGGTGAGCTCGCGCCCGCCGAGGCGCACCCGGCCGCGGTCGGGGCGCAGCAGGCCGGCGGCCACGGCCAGCGCCGTCGACTTCCCGGCCCCGTTGGGCCCCAGGAGCGCGACGGTCTCGCCGGCGGCGACCTCGAAGGCGACGTCGAGGTTCCGGTCGGCGACGGTGGCGCTGAGCTCCAGGCTCACAGCCTGCTCCGTCCCTGACGAGCGAAGCCGATGACGAGCACGGCGACCACGACCAGCACCAGCGAGAGGGCGACCGCGGCGTCGACGTCGGTCTCCCGCTGCTTGTAGATCTCCAGCGGCAGGGTGCGGGTGACGCCCTGCAGGCTGCCTGCGAAGGTGATCGTCGCGCCGAACTCGCCCAGGGACCGGGCGAAGGCGAGCACCGCGCCGGAGACCAGGCCGGGCAGCACCAGCGGCAGCGTCACCCGGCGGAACACCGTGGTCGGACGGGCGCCGAGGGAGGCGGCGACGACGTCGTACCGTCGACCGGCCGTGCGCAGCGCGCCCTCGAGGCTGACCACCAGGAAGGGCATGGCGACGAACGTCTGCGCCAGCACGACAGCCGCGGTCGAGAACGCGACCTGGAGGCCGAGCAGGTCGAGCTCCTCGCCGAGCAGTCCCCGGCGACCGAACGTGTAGAGCAGCGCGATGCCGCCGACCACCGGCGGCAACACCAG encodes:
- the glpX gene encoding class II fructose-bisphosphatase — encoded protein: MPHGFALESDQSPDRNLALELVRVTEAAAMAAGRWVGRGDKNGADGVAVNAMRVMISTIGMDGTVVIGEGEKDNAPMLYNGERVGDGTGPECDVAVDPIDGTTLTAKGMTNAVSVLAVAPRGSMYDPSAVFYMEKLVTGPEAAGVVDIRLPVAENIHQVAKAKGKLPSDVTVVLLDRPRHAQLVDEIRATGAMIKFITDGDVAGAIMAARPETGIDLLLGIGGTPEGIIAACAMKALGGVIQGRLWPQGDKERQKAIDAGHDLDPDHVLSTEDLVTGDDTFFVATGITDGELLRGVRYRSDSVTTHSIVMRARSGTIRRIISEHQPQKLRAFSAVNFES
- a CDS encoding alpha/beta fold hydrolase; translated protein: MPHSPRTPDPGAETPSPAAARTPVAVSEELFAPVTPDIELCYQTFGDPDDDPLLLVMGLGGPMNWWDPELCAALARAGFYVIRYDNRDTGRSTVLQAPVRRATLVRAFAGGRVRAPYDMRDLAEDAFGLLDHLGLESAHVVGVSMGGMIVQTMAITRPARVRSMTSIMSTTGKRTVGWQHPSLLPALIARRKPGREAYIRTSAMVWTLIGSPAFPLDLAEIEKRAGETYDRGVDPRGVMRQMLAVLTQPSRGDRLRAVRVPTLVVHGMADKMVHVSGGRATAAAVPGAELLLIDGMGHDLPPELFRTFVAAIRRTADRAK
- a CDS encoding sulfate/molybdate ABC transporter ATP-binding protein; the protein is MSLELSATVADRNLDVAFEVAAGETVALLGPNGAGKSTALAVAAGLLRPDRGRVRLGGRELTGEGRFVPPHDRQVALLAQDPLLFPHLSVLENVAFGPRSRGRSRHDSRAAARHWLTEVDAADLADRPPAAISGGQAQRVAVARALAAEPELLLLDEPMAALDVAVSPALRQTLRRVLAGRTVVLVTHDVLDALLLADRVVVLDGGRVVEDGPSAEVLARPRSRFAARIAGLNMIAGTWRDGAVLDTAGVAIRGLAAEDGPGPGDPAVAVFRPSAVSVFREDPGGSPRNILPVTITDLEPHGDQVRVRAGHLAADVTVPSVAELDLAPGVRVVFAVKANEVSVYRT
- a CDS encoding alpha/beta fold hydrolase, with the protein product MTSNTLADFLLPTGFECPRPSAVLREGSAVLEAGRYAWRATAERRARRSTPYAARQVSRHGDPVILVPGFLAGDGTLALMAKALRAQGFRTYRSQIHANVGCTLNAAAQLETRLESIAMRRGSRVQIVGHSLGGMLARGIAVRRPDLVSNIVTMGSPMLAPGAHHRSLATSVDLLVRLSRAGVPGLMSEECVAGSCARQSFGESRQPLAPDVGFTAVYSRRDGIVDWRACVDPTARAVEVTASHLGMAFDPRVIDVVLGSLLRSSEVSALEVDRGKSA
- a CDS encoding ABC transporter permease, translating into MIPRWLYIPAALGAAFVLLPVVAIVVRVDWADFGSLITSEASKDALWLSLRTSALSTLLCILFGTPMAVVLARTSFPGQGALRSLVLLPLVLPPVVGGIALLYTFGRRGLLGEELDLLGLQVAFSTAAVVLAQTFVAMPFLVVSLEGALRTAGRRYDVVAASLGARPTTVFRRVTLPLVLPGLVSGAVLAFARSLGEFGATITFAGSLQGVTRTLPLEIYKQRETDVDAAVALSLVLVVVAVLVIGFARQGRSRL